A stretch of the Actinoalloteichus fjordicus genome encodes the following:
- a CDS encoding ABC transporter substrate-binding protein, translating to MAAALVLALALGACGSGGDDGQVELRYTWWGNDQRAELLTEAVEMFERENPGITVATSFAEFGSYWQRLATEAAGGNPPDVMQIDYSYLREYSERGLLRDLTPYEGEIIAVDELLPGMEAAGRVGDEYFAVPVGRTSLSFQYDPEVWAEAGLAPPEVGWSWADFEGALETLQAHLGEERFPTTSWSQHLTFFENWLAQRGASLYTEDGDLGFEEADLTEYWEMVVDLQERGLVVPHDRVVAGDTVTPLGHGLSASEFGWDTLMLSTENTYGSPLALGPMPTGTDELGTYFKPSALMGVSARSEHPEEAAMLIDFLVNDPEAAALLGADRGMPATVAQQENVDLAGPAGLVGEYETSIEEHVRDTPPPPPPGGSAVERTLIRIDEEIGYGRVTVAEGVERFFADARDSLD from the coding sequence GTGGCAGCGGCTCTCGTCCTCGCCCTCGCGCTGGGGGCATGCGGCTCGGGTGGCGACGACGGTCAGGTCGAGCTGCGCTACACCTGGTGGGGCAACGATCAACGCGCCGAACTGCTCACCGAGGCGGTGGAGATGTTCGAGCGGGAGAATCCCGGCATCACCGTCGCCACGTCGTTCGCCGAGTTCGGCAGTTACTGGCAGCGGCTGGCCACCGAGGCGGCGGGCGGCAATCCGCCGGACGTCATGCAGATCGACTACAGCTACCTGCGGGAGTACTCCGAGCGCGGGCTACTGCGCGACCTGACGCCGTACGAGGGCGAGATCATCGCCGTCGACGAGCTGCTGCCGGGCATGGAGGCGGCGGGCCGGGTCGGCGACGAGTACTTCGCCGTGCCGGTCGGCCGCACCTCGCTGTCCTTCCAGTACGACCCCGAGGTCTGGGCCGAGGCGGGCCTGGCGCCGCCGGAGGTCGGCTGGAGCTGGGCCGACTTCGAGGGCGCGCTGGAGACCCTCCAGGCACATCTCGGCGAGGAGCGGTTCCCCACCACCTCGTGGAGCCAGCACCTGACCTTCTTCGAGAACTGGCTCGCCCAGCGCGGGGCCAGCCTCTACACCGAGGACGGCGACCTCGGATTCGAGGAGGCAGACCTCACCGAGTACTGGGAGATGGTCGTCGACCTCCAGGAACGCGGGCTCGTCGTGCCGCATGACCGGGTGGTCGCAGGCGACACGGTCACGCCGCTCGGACACGGCCTGTCGGCCTCGGAGTTCGGCTGGGACACGCTGATGCTGAGCACCGAGAACACCTACGGCTCGCCGCTGGCGCTGGGACCGATGCCCACCGGCACCGACGAACTCGGCACCTACTTCAAGCCCTCGGCACTCATGGGCGTCTCCGCTCGCAGCGAGCATCCGGAGGAGGCGGCGATGCTGATCGATTTCCTGGTCAACGATCCCGAGGCCGCCGCCCTGCTCGGGGCCGACCGGGGAATGCCCGCCACCGTGGCTCAGCAGGAGAACGTCGACCTGGCGGGTCCGGCGGGTCTCGTGGGCGAATACGAGACCTCGATCGAGGAGCACGTCCGGGACACCCCGCCGCCGCCCCCGCCGGGCGGCTCGGCCGTGGAGCGCACCCTGATCCGCATCGACGAGGAGATCGGCTACGGGCGGGTCACCGTGGCGGAGGGCGTCGAGCGCTTCTTCGCCGATGCGCGGGACAGCCTGGACTGA
- a CDS encoding Gfo/Idh/MocA family protein: MIGTGNIADGRHLPALQDAPDVEIVAAVDVDEDRARDCAAKWGIPASYSDVETMLTREQPDLVVICTPPALHREQAVAALRAGAWVLCEKPPCRSLAEYDEIAAAEGSDQTQAAEGDCHASAAEGDGHSPAGPYAAFVFQHRFGSGAEHARSLISQGRLGAPYVALCQTTWYRDDAYYAVPWRGRWDTEGGGPAMGHGIHQVDLLLELMGDWVEVRAMAGRLARDVQTEDVSTALVHFTSGAMGSVINSVLSPQEASRIRVDLADATVELAHVYGYTNDDWTYTPARHVTAEQAEGWGTPTTDETGSHAGQLASLLADMRAGRRPRCSGVDGRRSLEFTTAMYKAAVTGRPVRAGEIVEGDPFYTDPSGGRTDWTLAAQSTG, encoded by the coding sequence GTGATCGGCACCGGCAACATCGCCGACGGCAGGCATCTGCCCGCGCTCCAGGACGCGCCCGACGTCGAGATCGTCGCCGCCGTGGACGTCGATGAGGATCGAGCCCGCGACTGCGCCGCCAAGTGGGGCATTCCGGCGTCCTATTCGGACGTCGAGACTATGTTGACGCGGGAACAGCCCGATCTCGTCGTCATCTGCACACCGCCCGCCCTACACCGGGAACAGGCGGTCGCCGCACTACGCGCGGGCGCCTGGGTGCTGTGCGAGAAGCCGCCGTGTCGGTCGCTGGCTGAGTACGACGAGATCGCGGCTGCCGAAGGCAGCGATCAGACTCAAGCTGCCGAAGGCGACTGTCACGCTTCGGCTGCCGAAGGCGACGGCCACTCCCCGGCAGGCCCGTACGCCGCCTTCGTGTTCCAGCACCGCTTCGGCTCCGGCGCCGAGCACGCCAGGAGCCTGATCTCGCAGGGCAGGCTCGGTGCGCCGTACGTGGCGCTGTGTCAGACCACCTGGTACCGCGACGATGCCTACTACGCCGTCCCGTGGCGCGGCCGGTGGGACACCGAGGGCGGCGGACCCGCGATGGGCCACGGCATCCACCAGGTGGACCTGCTGTTGGAGCTGATGGGCGACTGGGTCGAGGTGCGAGCGATGGCGGGTCGACTCGCCAGGGACGTGCAGACCGAGGACGTCTCCACCGCCTTGGTGCACTTCACCTCCGGGGCCATGGGCTCGGTGATCAACAGCGTGCTCTCGCCGCAGGAGGCGAGCCGCATCCGGGTCGATCTCGCCGATGCCACGGTGGAGTTGGCCCACGTCTACGGCTACACCAACGACGACTGGACCTACACGCCCGCCCGGCACGTCACGGCGGAGCAGGCCGAGGGCTGGGGCACGCCTACCACCGACGAGACGGGTTCGCACGCCGGTCAGCTCGCCAGCCTGCTCGCCGACATGCGGGCCGGTCGCAGGCCGAGGTGCAGCGGCGTGGACGGCAGACGGAGCCTGGAGTTCACCACCGCGATGTACAAGGCCGCGGTGACGGGACGTCCGGTGCGCGCGGGCGAGATCGTCGAGGGCGACCCGTTCTACACCGATCCCAGCGGCGGTCGCACCGACTGGACACTCGCCGCACAGTCGACCGGCTGA
- a CDS encoding DUF6807 domain-containing protein → MGILHVRHDLGAEIVVEAAGVAILSYVYRPDPIAFEAPKPYCHPLRTLAGDVVTDYRPNDHRWHKGLQLTASHVSGDNFWGGVSYVRDEGYVVKDNIGRMRHDGFDAVDAAEDRLDLVERLTWINSGEETWAKEVRRISVHDVDVEDGSWTLTWRSTITNVRGADLHFGSPTTEGRPMAGYTGLAWRGPRAFRDGTVLTAGGLDAAGVMGQHADWVAYSGEHDEVDRHSTLVFQEGPRNAATPAHWFVRSDPFAVVNPSWAFYEELALPPGAALDREYRVVVADGAWTSERIADTLAAKTWS, encoded by the coding sequence GTGGGCATCCTGCACGTACGGCACGACCTGGGCGCGGAGATCGTCGTGGAGGCGGCGGGCGTGGCGATCCTGTCCTACGTCTACCGGCCCGACCCGATCGCCTTCGAGGCCCCCAAGCCCTACTGCCATCCGCTGCGGACGCTGGCGGGCGACGTGGTGACCGACTACCGGCCCAACGACCACCGCTGGCACAAGGGACTCCAGCTGACAGCGTCGCACGTCTCCGGCGACAACTTCTGGGGCGGCGTCAGCTACGTCCGCGACGAGGGATATGTGGTCAAGGACAACATCGGCCGGATGCGGCATGACGGCTTCGACGCCGTCGACGCTGCCGAGGACCGACTCGACCTGGTCGAGCGGCTCACCTGGATCAACTCCGGCGAGGAGACCTGGGCGAAGGAGGTCCGTCGCATCTCCGTGCACGACGTCGACGTCGAGGACGGCTCGTGGACGCTGACCTGGCGCAGCACGATCACCAACGTGCGGGGCGCTGATCTGCACTTCGGCAGCCCCACCACCGAGGGCAGGCCGATGGCGGGCTACACCGGGCTGGCCTGGCGCGGGCCGCGCGCCTTCCGCGACGGCACCGTGCTCACCGCAGGCGGCCTCGACGCCGCAGGCGTGATGGGGCAGCACGCGGACTGGGTGGCGTACTCGGGCGAGCACGACGAGGTCGACCGGCATTCGACGCTGGTCTTCCAGGAGGGGCCGCGCAATGCGGCGACCCCGGCGCACTGGTTCGTCCGTTCCGACCCGTTCGCCGTGGTCAACCCGAGCTGGGCCTTCTACGAGGAGCTGGCGCTGCCACCCGGCGCGGCACTCGATCGGGAGTACCGCGTGGTAGTGGCCGACGGCGCCTGGACCTCGGAGCGGATCGCAGACACGCTGGCGGCGAAAACCTGGTCCTGA